GGTGGAAGAATGGAGAACAGTGCATGTCAGCAAGTCCTCTAACTTCGGCTTCACCACCACCTTTTATCCAGTGCCACTGTCTTGCCCTTGGGGCAAAAAGCCTTTGATGTTGTCTTCCCCAAATACTTCCCATTTCTCTGTCACTGGTCCACCTCAAGTGTTAGTGACTGAGGCAGAAGCTGTAACTTGAAACTCACATTTATATAAACCCTCAGTCTTCTTTCTAGTGACACAAGATACCAGTTTGTCACATGTAGAAAATGCACCATCCCACATTTGCCAAATGTAAGGTCTGAAAAAGGAAGTCACTTTTATTTTAGAGTTTATGAGAATTATCTCTGCCCTGAAAAATGTGGCAACGCTGGAATTTGCTGAGCTTGCTAATGTTCAGATGGAAAGAAGATGGCAAAATCCACTTTGCTCAATATAATTTTATCCTGATTATGGCAGAAGTTAATAGAAAATGACTCAGAATGTACCGAACAGTATAATTAACCTTTAAACTCTGTGATGTAATGTTAATACTTGCAATAATcctttcaactgaaaaaaaaaaaaaaaaaaaaaaaaaaaaagagttatccAGGCGATCTGTCAGGAATCCCTGACATGCATTCAGATAAAGGGAAACTGATAGAAATGTCATCCTAAAGGTTAAAAAATATTGTCATTTTTGTGCACTGGGCTCAATCTGTCCCTTGCCCATATAAAAAGAAGGGTAATGACTGTGATCATAAATGGCCTATATACGTGCGACTGTGAAAGATCAGTGCTCTAAAGCCAGACGATTTCTGTAAGCTGGTGTGGCTGCAGACCCTGGCAACTTGGCAGCAACCTTGAGGAAGTCCTGACCAGGGTGGTTTTGCAAAGATTAGTGCACCTTCCTTGACAAAAGTAGTTCTCTTTAAATGTGtcttgaaaacactgtgaaaagggacataatttttaaaaagaagctaGTGAAAAATTTAGCCCATTTCAATTAAGATATTAAAGGCTAAATCCTGAGATGCTTCAATTCAGTAGAGTTAAATTGATTTCCAGCTCACTGATTTAtgcaaaaatttaaaataatagccATATGTTGTGTAAAGACTAAGAAAGTACGGAATGAGAATGATACATGACTGTTTAAAAAGGTGCAAATCACCAGGGTGGATGCCAATTATTCTGACCGATTGAAGAGTATGATGTTTCTTATACATTATTGGTTTTCCTGGGAGATGACTCTCACACCTCATCACAAGGCTGTTGTGCACCATTACAGACATTAAGTTTTCCAGACACAAAGTTTATCTGACAAATTATCACTCTGGATAAATTTAAATTATATCACCAAAGCTTCCAATAAGTTTGGCCCTatggctttaaaaatgaaaaaattactGAGCTAATCACGAAAAgctgtctgctttcctctctcttgCTCTGGTCGTGCTAATATGGAAAGGTGGTGAGtcttttaaactgcttttatctcCCACCGGCATGCAATTAATTCCTGGTATCTGTCCTAAAAGCCTCTTGCTCTTGGCAGAGGCACCCCGACCTGGCTGCAATGAAGAAAAGAGAGACAGAGTTTGCCGGGGCTTCACCAGGGGCTGGGCGTGCGGGCAGGGTCGGCGTGTGTGCAAGTGTGAGTACATGTGTGCTTGTGTATTCTGCCCCTCAGAACCAGACCCGGGTCTTCGGCTCCGGCACCCCAAAATTAGCTGTAGCACCCTCTGAGCTCCTGTGCATCTGAGGGTATACGGGTCCCGGAAAGTCCCTCATCCCAATAGACAATACTAACCTGGTGATAATGTAAGGACCAAAACAGATCACGAACGACCCtataaaaatactgattttcttaGTAGCCCGTTGCCTCCTCCGCTTCTGTTCATTAAGACAGCGCTGCTTCACACTGCAAAGGGAAAAGAGCAGTCGGTGGGTTAAGGCAAGAAGCGAGGAGGAAAGATGTGAACCCAGGGAAGAGGGGAAGGACTCACTCCCGGCCGGAGAGATCCTGCCCTGAGGGAGAGCAAGACGAGGTAGCCCCCGCGGAGGGAGCGCAGCCCCAGCCCGGGAGGGTGGCAGCCCcctggggaggggagggcagcccCGGCTCCGGCGACCCTGGGGACGATCACACTCACCAAAGCAGCGGCTCCCTGTTAAAGGGAGCTCGGGCAAGTGGGAGCACCCGGCGAGCGGGACTAGCATTTAAACAAAGCAGGCTACAAACGCACAAGTCTTCTGGCAGTGTAAGCAGCGTCTGAAACTAGAGGCAGAAGGGTTCGCCATGTGGCCAGGGCAGTCAGAAGTGAAGGAAAGGGTGCTGGGGAGGCAGGACATGCTCTCCTCCCGGGGTACCTACCGCAACTGCCACGGGGCTGTGAATACCAACACGCACGCATTACCTGGGGTGTATATCCACCAGTAAAACCAGTGTCTGCATGGTGATAATGTCTATCCGCTTGCAGTGGAACCGGGCAACTTTCAGCACCTTTAAGTACGTGAAACACAAGATCACCAGCGACAGCATGAAACTAGTGGAGTGAAAGACGATGGTGAATACTGTAAACCTTCTCCGCTCCGTCTCTTCCTTCAGGTGCAAGGTGCAAGAGGCATAAACGTTGCTGTAATCTACCCACGAGTAAAACAAAGATACCAAGGGGAACGTGAGGGAGTGGAGCCACGAGTAGCCCATCAGTATCACTGCGTCCTTATACCGCATTTTGCTGGTGTAGCTTAAGGGAAACACCACGGCAATCCATTTGTCGATGCTGAGTGCTGCCATGCTCAGCATCGTGTTGGAAGTCAGGAAAGTTtccaggaaacccactgccttgCAGACGCAGCCCCCGAGGGGTTGCTGGCTCCTCAGGATCCCCAGCAGCGTAAAAGGCATGTTCAGGACGGTGAGGAGCAGGTTGCAAAAGGATAAGTTCACCAGGAAAACCCCGGCGACCTGCTTGCGGATCTCCGTACTGTAGACGAAGCATAGCAGCACCAGGAGGTTGGAGAGTAGAGAGACAATCAGCACCAGCACCAGGAGCAACGCCAGCAGCACGCCTGCCAAGTCCATCTCTCAGCGGGTCGCCTGGAGCGGGTGAGGGCAGGAGGAAGGAGGCATCCGAGCCGGCACCGCAGCCTCGCCTGCCGCCGCCCGCGGCCGCCCGCGCATGTTGCCGGCGGCGCGGACCGGGGGACAGGGGGccggggaagcggggagaggagcCGGAGGCAGCGGGGTGTAGGGACAGGAGCAGGGGGCGGGGAGCAGAAAGGAAGGTGCAGAGAGAGGGGCGAGGGGAACGGGGCTGGGCGGGCTGACAGCCGGGCCAGAGGGGAGAGCTCCCGCGGGGAGCGGGACCGGGATACCTGGGTAGCGGTGCCAGGAAGCGGGGGAGAGGGGTCCGGGCGAATTGGGGACGGGCACCCGGGGACCCGAGCGGGAGGTAGGGGTGAGGTCAGGGCACCCGCGAATCGGAGCCGGGGAGAGGGGTCGGGGCGCCGGGGGAGCGGAGTCGGGGTAGCGGGGCCGGGGGTAGCGGGGAGCGCGATCGCAGGAGCGGGGAGCGCGATCGCAGTAGCGGGGAGCGGGGCCCGGAGCCGAAGCGCTGTGCTCGCTgcgcgctgtccgcggtgctgaagcGGGAGCTGCCCCGACGGCCGAGCCGCGCTGCCTTCAGGCTGCTGTGCCCCCCGCGCCGGCGCCCTCTCCGGGTCCCCCTGCGACGGGCGCACGGCCGCCTTCAGGCACTGAGCATCTTCCCCCGCTGCCCAGCCCCTGAAATACTCCAGCCGCGGAGCCTCCCGCGGCGACTCATGCGCAGACGAGCGGCTGCGAGGCACAAGCTCAGTCAGGGATCGCGGAGTCGGTTTGATTGACTCCCGGACCGCAGGCGACAGCAACAGGAAGCCCAACTTTCCGCTAATGCGCAGCTCAGGAAGGATCAGAGCTGACGGGGAGTTGCTGGTAGTTTGATGTCTGTGCCGTGCTCAGGAACGCCTTGAGCTCACTGGCTGCATTCAGCGTTCATGAAACCTGTCGAAAAGCTTCTGTCTGTGCCCTTGGAAGGTTTCCCCCCTCCATCTGAGGGACTGCTTGTCCTTTCCCCTGCTTTGATTTCATAGCACCTAGAGGGGTTATGTTTGCAATGGGTATCCCCACTGTCCTCCTTGGTCAACAATAGGGGGAAGGATGCTGTTCGGTTAGAGATTTCACTTTGGCCACTTTGACTCACACTTTTGAAGTTGCAGCTGGCTGAACAACTGCCCACATTAGAGTCGTGCTGGCACATTCTGTGGAAAACTAAAGTCTCTCTCTTACCATTTTCTACTCACACTCTTAGCACAGCAGTGCAATGGTAAGAAAGGGTTTTTTACAGTTACCACATTGTGGCAAGAGCTGAAAAGACAGATATGAGAGGCCAGAAATTCTCCCTTTGCATCTGTCAGGAAACTGGATCGCGTGGCTAGTGCCCAAAGATGCTATAAATCTCTGTCTTAgattaaaaagtaaaagaaatatagatggggaaaaaaataggacGTAAGTTTTGGTGCATAAAAGAACTGGTACACAAAAAATCTGCCACGTCTAATCACCATCACATTTTACAGTTGATTGCCAGAACTGACatgaagaaaaggagaagggTAGCTTTCCCACTATCCAAAATGACTATTAATATCCTAAGGAAATGCTGCATTGTATATATTGTTCCTACAATGTAGCCTTGTCACGCAAGTGTGACCACTGTGTGAATAACTACACATAAAAGTGTTTGGCAGAGCCTGAAGGcaatgtttgtttgtctgtttgtttgtttttccaatggCATTTATAAGCTTTGGATCAGGCCCTAATTGAAAAGCTTGCTATGGTAAGTTATATGTCTTAAGGAAAGAGCAAAGCAACAAGACATGAGATGTGTTATTTGGAAGAGAACCAGAACTGTATTATTCCTCAGGATGGAAAGAAAATTGATATTTTCTTTGATCAGAAAGCTGTCATTTCCAAAGTTAAAAAAGAGCAGATGCAGTTGACAGTGCTTATGCTTGACAAACAAAGATCCAATATATATCTGTgtaagcatttgaaaaaaaaaaaatctataaaagcATGACAATACCAGTTCTCTCAGAGTTCAGTTGTTGCACTTCTGTCATCAGAGAACTAACACTGCAGAGCCAAACGCTGCACAGAGGGTTGGGAAAAATTGAACTGTCGTGGGAGAAGCTGGCTGTATCCATTCAGAGCAGAGGTTCTGCAGTCACTCCCTCTAGTCAGAACCCATCTATAACTTACCTTTCATTTAATAGTATCACAAGGTTATGGCGCTTTTATGTTAGACATCTGGGATTAGAGGCTGTCTGTGTAGTGATGTGAGGTGGGGTGGGTGTTATTTTATATCATCACAGAGACAACCTAGATGTGCTCTACTCTTACTGTGAGAGCTACTTGAGAAGCTTTTTCCTGTCGGATCCAGACAGAAAGCAACTTCTGTCTCTTTCTTACTCTCTTCTATGCATGCACATATAATTTCTCCAATACAATATTTTCAAATGAAGAATGAATTGTTTCTGAAAACTAATGGAGAAAGAACACATcaaaacaagacaagaaaaataaagaagatagCAGGCAGCAGAAAGCCAGGAAAAAATGATTCTGCTTTTTCACATGTGCAGTGAGTTGTACAGTCCCCTGAAACAATATCCTGGGCTCAAAGGACCCAGTAGAAATGAAATTGTTAGATTTCCCCTTCTATTTTCAGTGGAACTTTGTCAACATGACAAGTTAAGCATACGCATGACTTTCTGTGGGATGTAGGTCCTCTGCTGACCCTTTACCATTTACAGGATGCAACCCATAACATTTCATACCAGTTGCCTTTCAATTTAATGTTCAAATACCCATTTACAGCTTATGAAGCTGAAAACTGGCATGTGTGTGAGACCAGAAGGCTTGAACTTGCCACTGTGGGTCTATGAAAGTAGGCATCTGCTACCTTAGCCCCTCAAAACACATATGCTCATGCTACCTTTTTGCATATAAGCAGACACACATAATCACTGCAAATGCTCAGAATGAGTCATACTAAACCTACATATTTTCCCAATCAAGATCTTACAGTATTTATTTTCACAATCAAGGTTGCTGTCTTGATTGAAACTGGGGACAGTGGAGACTGCTGCAAtacaaacaagaaaaggaaaaaaaaaaagataggtgCTTGTCATTAATTATCCTTTAATAGACATAAACTATTCAGTTAGCACAGATTAGGTAAGTACTTGAGACTTTTGTTCTAGTAGCTGCATCATTCATTAAATCTACACATTCATCTGTTCTAAATATTGACCACAACTTATTGGATTTAATGGTTAATGGACTGTATTCACTGAAAAGAAATAGGGGATGATTGAAATTCCCTTTTAGTTTCACTCCAGGAGAGATGTGTCATGCAAATTTCAATGTAGATCACAACTGAGCATAATTCAGCTCTAATCAATGTATTCTGCAAAGGCTAGGAACACATTTAATTTGGTTCTAATTTTAAGAAAGCATGATGAAAGAAGGAGGTCTCAAACAAATTACatcaaataatttgcaagtacAGAGAAAAGCAACCCTTTCCCCCAGCTTGTCTTGTAATAGGTGAAGAGAGGGAATTTAATTTATATTAACCAATATGGGTGGAAATGGAATGGCTTACAGAACCGACATTAAGAATAAAGCTTTTCACTTCTAGGCCACTTGCTAAAAAGTGATCAATTTCAAAAGTGAGGAAGAATAGTTAATACCCATCAGATTTTTCAGCATGCTCTGCAAACAGCTCTGGTACTCATGGCTCTCAAAAAGAACATGGAAACATATTCTCATCGCCACAATGGCAGCACGTGTGTCATTGTTGTCTTGCTAGTTTTAGTTAATGAAGCTTTAGTGAAGCTAGAGTCCTTCAGCCCATCAAAACTCAGCAGCaacttaattttttgttattctcTTGTCGTTTCTTTTCAGAGTCCTGCTTTGTTATTATTTCAACTATAGGGTCTTTGAGCAAGCAGGGCATCCTTACCTACTAGACTAACACAGCTTTTATTCTTTCTGCAACAATAAGACAAATGAGCAAGTAGACAGTAGTAACGTAATAACTGACATGCTGTTAGTCTCTTCAGAAAGGATGTGAGGCCTGACTCATCAGTCTAATACAACTCCACAACACTGTTCCTGTGGCAGATTTCCAGTGGGCACATTTACTACCTGTGGAATAACTTTGTTATAAAGATCTTCCTCAAACGGAGTACATCCAAACTGAAAGGTCTGCACATTCCTCCTGTAGACCCCTACTTTGCAGGGAAAACATAAAGCAGTAAAATGTATGTGTATTTATCATAACTACCAGGGAAGGGAGAACAGCAAAAGAAATATGAAGCTTAACTGTACAGCAGTTCTGCAGACTGAAATTACTTCAAAATTCTTAAATACTACAATAACAAATCTCATAGTTCAACAGATAAAGTTGCAGTTGGATTAAAACTATACACTTGCAAAAATCTTTTGGCTCATGTTCGTGTTTGTGCACATGAGACATATTCCTACAGTTTGCAAAAATTGATCTCAAAATAATACAAGCATAAAATATTTGACTTTGAGGGTGGAGCTGAGGTTTGATGAAACAGGTAATAATGCCACAAGAAtaactggtgagaccacacctcaaatactgtgttcagttttgggtccttcACTACAAGGaacacactgaggtgctggagagacttcagagaagggcaatgaggctggtgaggggtctggagcgcaaatctgatgaggagcagctgagcgaactgtgactgttcagcctggagaaaaggagactgaggggagaccttatcactgtctacaactacctgaaagggggttgtagcatgaagggtcttggtctcttctcccaagtagcaagtgattggacaagaggaaatggcctcaagttgcaccgggggaggtttagattggattttaggaaaaaattcttcatggaaaggagggttgttgggcattgggacaggttgcccagggaagctgtggagtaaccactcctggaggtgtttaaaaggcatttagacaaggttcttaatgacatagtttagtgctagagttaggttatggttggatttgatgatcctgagtgtctcttccaaccaaaatgattctgtgattctatgagaagaggaagtggcctcaagttgcaccaggggaggtttagattggattttaggaaaaatttctttatggaaagtattgtgaagcactggaacagactgcccagataagtggttgagttaccatccctgaaggtatttaaaagacatgtatatatgacacttagggacatggtttagtggtggacttcgtAGTGTTAGATTAAGGATTTGGTTTCATGATcataagggtcttttccaacctaaaggattctatgattatgTGATTCTATTCTTGATGTTTCTTAATGGAAATGAAAGTGCACAGATACTGGAGGatgaaaggaaaacagcaaaatattcagagaattaaaacaagtttcagctgAGATAAAATTCTAAAAATAGATATGGATGAATATGTGTCAGTGCTTCCTCTTTCTTCCACCAGTGTGTTTTGTCTTCGTCGTCCACAACATGAGGCAGCGGATAGAACTAGCATTCTGCATTGCAAGATTCAGCTTTGGAATAAAGCTCTCTGGACTTTCGTCCTAGAGTACAATGCAAAAATGTGAATGCAAAAATATGCTATTCTactgagcagaaaaataaattgctttgAGTGAAGTTTGTGTCAGGAGGTAAACAACCACTAACAGCTTTTACACAGAACAGCTTTACGGCTGTAATGCAGGTCTGAAACTTTGATGGAGGAATACTGTTCCCCCAAGAAAATGGCACAGGAACTTGAATCTCTGTCTTCCATAACTCAGCATTAAGTTCTTTAAAATACCCAGACTATTTCAGTTCTTTCCTCACATTTGCTCTACAACAGAGTTACTCCTGACTCAATTGAATGTTTGGGACTTGGGTCATAACCAGAATTTTTAATTTCACTAGGGTACAATTCTTTTGCAGtcttgagaaaaaataaaatggtgaGTGGATTCTCAATATGGAATCTCAATGTAAGAGCACATGTACTCTCCTTCCATTTTCATCTATTTTGTCCACATCTTAAGGATTTGGTACATTGATAGGAATTTGTTAACCCGATAGGAATAAAGATTAGAGtacatttttcttgctgtttttccACAGTCCCTCACAAACACTGTGGTTCATACTAGCAGTGCTGTACTACACCAGCTTGTTATAAAATTTATCAAAACTGCAGGCATAGGGATGAAATTCCCAGGCGTCTTTTACTGGCATTTTCAACAAATGTGACAAGGTTTAGCACTCCCAGGGGCCAGCAAACATTAAATGGCATTTTTCAGAAACTGCTGAGGCAATTTATTTACTGTTGCAGTGAAGTTCTAGGAGCCAGCATATGAAAAAAACAGCATGTGTTCTTCTCCTGTACTGTAGAAATTCTCCTTTTCCTGCCTTACTTGCTTAAAATCCCCGACACTTCTTCCTTACACAGACGGTTTGATTCTGCTTTCCTTGAGTCAGTGCAAACCCAAGACAAGTCTCTTAAAGCCACTGGGAAAACCAATACAGTGGAAATTAAAGCAATCAAACATAAGGCTGTAGAAACAGCATTAAGTTTCCGTGATGGGGGCCATGCTGGTTAGAGTTACTTATTTTACAGAACACTCAGCAAATTATATTAAGGAAAACATTAACGCCACCTTGTGCAGTGGGAGGGCTGATCCTACAGAGATCACTGCGGAGCTACTCGGGGACAGAAATGTGCAATGCAGGCTTGCCCTTCAGATTGCTGTAGTGGAAGCAGTGCACCACACGGCTGAGAACTCTTTCTTAAGCTGTTTGCTTGGGAGTAGTTTAAACAGACACTGAATCAATGGAACAGAGGGGGTTTTGGAGTGGGCAAGTCACTGTGCGTTGAACTCAGATGTGACCAGGGCAGCCACGGAGGGGCAAATTGCTTTGGCATTAAGGCACAAGTGCCTCTCAGCTCTGTAAATTCCCTCCTGAGGGATGGATGTGTCACATAACTTATCCCCTCATGGATACGTAG
This genomic stretch from Patagioenas fasciata isolate bPatFas1 chromosome 4, bPatFas1.hap1, whole genome shotgun sequence harbors:
- the GPR78 gene encoding G-protein coupled receptor 78; the encoded protein is MDLAGVLLALLLVLVLIVSLLSNLLVLLCFVYSTEIRKQVAGVFLVNLSFCNLLLTVLNMPFTLLGILRSQQPLGGCVCKAVGFLETFLTSNTMLSMAALSIDKWIAVVFPLSYTSKMRYKDAVILMGYSWLHSLTFPLVSLFYSWVDYSNVYASCTLHLKEETERRRFTVFTIVFHSTSFMLSLVILCFTYLKVLKVARFHCKRIDIITMQTLVLLVDIHPSVKQRCLNEQKRRRQRATKKISIFIGSFVICFGPYIITRLIELLPFVTINYYWGVISKCLTYSKAASDPFVYSLLRQQYKKVLINIVNRILKRDLYPSSGYNSSLDTENDYCLHRTN